The Deinococcus depolymerans genome has a segment encoding these proteins:
- a CDS encoding glutamine synthetase III, whose protein sequence is MNQDFDVNSAARNWRVDTTPSASPLEVVNDLFASDVLTLEQLKARLSKSAYKSLQATVERGAQLDASIADTVALAMKTWAMEKGATHYTHWFQPLTGSTAEKHDSFLNPAGDGVAIMSFSGKELIQAEPDASSFPSGGLRATFEARGYTAWDPSSPAFIIRHANGATLCIPSVFASWTGEALDLKTPLLRSIEALNSAVTPALELFGASAGTRVGSSLGAEQEYFLIAEEYYYRRPDLVMTGRTLFGAKPPRGQELEDHYFGAIPDRVLSFMTDAEMQLYALGIPVKTRHNEVAPGQFEIAPIFEHSNIAADHQQLIMQVLRTTARKYGLVCLMHEKPFAGVNGSGKHCNWSMATNAGENLLEPGDTPHENMQFLFFCTAVLKAVDTHQDLLRACVASASNDHRLGANEAPPAIISIFLGSELTDIFDRIVSGQGGSGKSAGLMGLGSSVLPEIPVHAGDRNRTSPFAFTGNKFEFRAVGSSQSISFPITVLNAIVAESVSELTAELKAQLDAGQSLDEAVTALVKRTYQQYQRIVFNGDGYSDAWHQEAEQVRGLLNLRTTLDAIEHLNSPKNTALFSKLGILNERELAARQEIMYDIYFKTVNIEGETTEYMAQTQILPAALNYLADLGKVGGNRAAQAVTAEVSAAADALYDAIQALRVQNEALGGDEVHEKAHHMRDHVLPAMSEVRTAADRLEKVVSSKLWPLPTYRQMLFVK, encoded by the coding sequence ATGAACCAGGACTTCGACGTCAACTCGGCCGCACGCAACTGGCGCGTGGACACCACCCCCTCCGCCTCCCCGCTGGAGGTCGTGAACGACCTGTTCGCCAGCGACGTGCTGACCCTCGAACAGCTCAAGGCCCGCCTCAGCAAGAGCGCCTACAAGAGCCTGCAGGCCACCGTGGAACGCGGCGCGCAGCTGGACGCCAGCATCGCCGACACCGTCGCCCTGGCCATGAAGACCTGGGCCATGGAGAAGGGCGCCACGCACTACACCCACTGGTTCCAGCCGCTGACCGGCTCCACCGCCGAGAAGCACGACTCGTTCCTGAACCCCGCCGGTGACGGCGTGGCCATCATGTCCTTCTCCGGCAAGGAACTCATCCAGGCCGAACCCGACGCCAGCTCCTTCCCGTCCGGCGGCCTGCGCGCCACCTTCGAGGCGCGCGGCTACACCGCCTGGGACCCCTCCTCCCCGGCGTTCATCATCCGGCACGCCAACGGCGCGACCCTGTGCATCCCCAGCGTGTTCGCCTCCTGGACCGGCGAGGCCCTCGACCTGAAAACCCCGCTGCTGCGCTCCATCGAGGCCCTGAACAGCGCCGTGACGCCCGCCCTGGAACTGTTCGGCGCCAGCGCCGGCACCCGCGTGGGCAGCAGCCTGGGCGCCGAGCAGGAGTACTTCCTGATCGCCGAGGAGTACTACTACCGCCGCCCCGACCTGGTCATGACCGGCCGCACCCTGTTCGGCGCCAAACCCCCGCGCGGCCAGGAACTCGAGGACCACTACTTCGGCGCCATTCCCGACCGGGTCCTGAGCTTCATGACCGACGCCGAGATGCAGCTGTACGCGCTGGGCATCCCGGTCAAGACCCGCCACAACGAGGTCGCGCCCGGCCAGTTCGAGATCGCCCCGATCTTCGAGCACTCCAACATCGCCGCCGACCACCAGCAGCTGATCATGCAGGTCCTGCGCACCACCGCCCGCAAGTACGGCCTGGTCTGCCTGATGCACGAGAAACCCTTCGCGGGCGTGAACGGCAGCGGCAAGCACTGCAACTGGAGCATGGCCACCAACGCCGGCGAGAACCTGCTGGAACCCGGCGACACCCCCCACGAGAACATGCAGTTCCTGTTCTTCTGCACTGCCGTCCTGAAAGCCGTCGACACCCACCAGGACCTGCTGCGCGCCTGCGTCGCCAGCGCCAGCAACGACCACCGCCTCGGCGCGAACGAGGCCCCGCCCGCCATCATCTCCATCTTCCTGGGCAGCGAACTGACCGACATCTTCGACCGCATCGTCAGCGGCCAGGGCGGCAGCGGCAAGTCCGCCGGCCTGATGGGCCTGGGCAGCTCCGTCCTGCCCGAGATTCCCGTGCACGCCGGGGACCGCAACCGCACCAGCCCGTTCGCCTTCACCGGCAACAAGTTCGAGTTCCGCGCCGTGGGCTCCTCGCAGAGCATCAGCTTCCCGATCACGGTCCTGAACGCCATTGTCGCCGAGAGCGTCTCTGAACTGACGGCCGAACTGAAGGCGCAGCTGGACGCCGGGCAGAGCCTCGACGAGGCCGTCACCGCGCTCGTCAAACGCACCTACCAGCAGTACCAGCGCATCGTCTTCAACGGCGACGGCTACAGCGACGCCTGGCACCAGGAAGCAGAGCAGGTGCGCGGCCTGCTGAACCTGCGCACCACCCTCGACGCCATCGAGCACCTGAACAGCCCGAAGAACACCGCCCTGTTCAGCAAACTGGGCATCCTGAACGAACGCGAACTCGCGGCCCGTCAGGAAATCATGTACGACATCTACTTCAAGACGGTGAACATCGAGGGTGAAACCACCGAGTACATGGCCCAGACGCAGATCCTGCCCGCCGCGCTGAACTACCTCGCGGACCTCGGCAAGGTCGGCGGCAACCGCGCCGCACAGGCCGTCACCGCCGAGGTCAGCGCCGCCGCCGACGCCCTGTACGACGCCATCCAGGCCCTGCGCGTCCAGAACGAAGCGCTGGGCGGCGACGAGGTCCACGAGAAGGCCCACCACATGCGGGACCACGTCCTGCCCGCCATGAGCGAGGTCCGTACCGCCGCCGACCGCCTCGAGAAGGTCGTCAGCAGCAAACTCTGGCCGCTGCCCACCTACCGCCAGATGCTCTTCGTCAAGTAA
- a CDS encoding AAC(3) family N-acetyltransferase, whose product MLNLLRRPAVTPAELDEGLRALGLDGSQHVIVHASLKSFGTLDGGARTVVESLSRRTATLVAPAFTYSTLLSRPTSTTHARFHRDSRVSRDIGRVPQELVDRAEALRSFHPTLSFVALGQEAARITEAQSLGSPYQPVGALYDLNGYALLMGVDFGSNTSVHYGEHLAGMPLLTRYVPLDGQVLPTAFPNCSADFDHLAPEVHAGLRSVQVGSSTLRLYRVRDLVDATVRLLGRDPEALLCTYRGCRCQEVRALVRAQGLTPRPHQGLIS is encoded by the coding sequence GTGTTGAATCTGCTTCGCCGCCCCGCCGTGACCCCCGCCGAACTGGACGAGGGACTGCGGGCGCTGGGACTGGACGGGTCGCAGCACGTGATCGTGCACGCGAGCCTGAAGTCCTTCGGCACGCTGGACGGGGGCGCCCGGACGGTCGTGGAGAGCCTGTCGCGGCGCACGGCCACCCTGGTCGCCCCGGCCTTCACGTACTCGACGCTGCTGTCACGGCCGACCTCGACCACGCACGCCCGTTTCCACCGGGACAGCCGGGTCAGCCGCGATATCGGGCGGGTCCCGCAGGAACTCGTGGACCGCGCCGAGGCCCTGCGGTCCTTTCACCCGACCCTGAGTTTCGTGGCCCTGGGCCAGGAGGCGGCGCGCATCACCGAGGCGCAGTCGCTGGGCAGCCCGTACCAGCCGGTCGGGGCGCTGTACGACCTGAACGGGTACGCGCTGCTGATGGGCGTGGATTTCGGCAGCAACACCAGCGTGCACTACGGCGAGCACCTCGCGGGCATGCCGCTCCTGACGCGCTACGTGCCGCTGGACGGACAGGTGCTGCCCACCGCCTTCCCGAACTGCTCGGCGGATTTCGATCATCTGGCCCCGGAGGTCCATGCGGGGCTGCGCAGCGTGCAGGTGGGGTCCTCCACGCTGCGCCTGTACCGCGTGCGGGACCTGGTGGACGCCACGGTGCGCCTGCTGGGCCGCGACCCGGAGGCGCTGCTGTGCACCTACCGGGGGTGCCGCTGCCAGGAGGTGCGGGCGCTGGTGCGCGCCCAGGGCCTGACACCGCGCCCGCACCAGGGTCTGATCAGCTGA
- a CDS encoding NAD(P)/FAD-dependent oxidoreductase produces MNAPLPPDRDADVLIVGAGPAGLHAAFYAAWRGLNVTVLDARHEPGGQLTALYPDRRVYDVPGLPAAPAADVIAGLVRQLDGLPAQLHLNTLARTLEADGEEWRVGTLGPHGPRTYRAGAVILAAGLGALRPREARVPGTHPDVRTDVPDPAALAGRRVLIVGGVPQATRAALELAQAGAQVTLTHRRAGFRGSPADLDALAEAGHTGRLDVLAPAVLLNVTPTGAALTVDGQPRDVPADTVLILNGYLPDLTPVQGWPLGWQGEYVPDGVGGRTALSGVFVAGDVAASGQDFKLISVGLAQAAVAANHAAHHVRPDLRVRPGHSSEKRLS; encoded by the coding sequence ATGAACGCCCCCCTTCCCCCTGACCGTGACGCCGACGTGCTGATCGTCGGCGCCGGGCCCGCCGGACTGCACGCCGCGTTCTACGCCGCGTGGCGCGGCCTGAACGTGACCGTGCTGGACGCCCGGCACGAACCCGGCGGGCAGCTGACCGCCCTCTACCCGGACCGGCGCGTGTACGACGTGCCGGGCCTGCCCGCCGCGCCCGCCGCAGACGTGATCGCCGGACTGGTCCGGCAACTGGACGGCCTGCCCGCACAGCTGCACCTGAACACCCTGGCCCGCACGCTGGAAGCGGACGGTGAGGAGTGGCGCGTCGGCACGCTCGGACCTCACGGCCCACGGACCTACCGGGCGGGCGCCGTGATCCTGGCGGCAGGTCTGGGCGCCCTGCGGCCGCGCGAGGCCCGCGTGCCCGGCACGCACCCGGACGTGCGGACCGACGTGCCCGACCCGGCTGCACTCGCGGGCCGCCGCGTGCTGATCGTGGGCGGCGTGCCGCAGGCCACGCGCGCCGCGCTGGAACTCGCGCAGGCGGGCGCGCAGGTGACCCTCACGCACCGCCGCGCCGGGTTCCGGGGCAGTCCCGCCGACCTGGACGCCCTGGCGGAGGCGGGGCACACCGGCCGGCTGGACGTCCTCGCTCCCGCCGTGCTGCTGAACGTCACGCCGACCGGCGCGGCCCTCACCGTGGACGGTCAGCCGCGCGACGTGCCGGCCGACACGGTGCTGATCCTGAACGGCTACCTGCCGGACCTGACGCCCGTGCAGGGCTGGCCGCTCGGCTGGCAGGGCGAGTACGTGCCGGACGGCGTGGGCGGCCGGACCGCCCTGAGCGGCGTGTTCGTGGCGGGCGACGTGGCGGCGTCCGGGCAGGACTTCAAGCTGATCTCGGTGGGGCTGGCGCAGGCGGCCGTGGCCGCCAACCACGCCGCGCACCACGTCCGCCCGGACCTGCGCGTGCGGCCCGGTCATTCCAGCGAGAAACGCCTCAGCTGA
- a CDS encoding FAD-dependent oxidoreductase, with protein MSLTVTPDRPLRVAVIGSGPSGIFATEALLKSDLNVDIDVFDRLPTPYGLVRYGVAPDHLTIKSVTRGFEKTLGDPRVRFLGNVEFGTDLTHEDAVTHYDAILYTVGASSDRRLGIPGEDLTGSMSATEFVAWYNGHPDAAAREMVLNAGGVAVVGVGNVALDVSRILAKTTEELRSSDIAAHALDALEHSHVKDVWILGRRGPAQAAFTTKELREFGELHESEPVVDPAEIALTEAEEAAVTDNVKKKNIEVLRDFAARTPQGKPRRVHLRFLVSPTEIIDDGTGRVGGLKVERNRLDENGNAVGTGEYEVLPVQMVLRSVGYRGVALPGVPFDERRGVIPNEEGRVEGRVGEYTAGWIKRGPSGVVGTNRKDATDTVAHLLADVNGGHLPGAAHPTRASVDALLAGRGVQVYSFADWQTLDAHELATGQAEGRPRRKVVHREMMLGHRQA; from the coding sequence ATGAGCCTGACAGTCACCCCCGACCGACCCCTGCGCGTCGCCGTGATCGGCAGCGGCCCCAGCGGCATCTTCGCCACCGAGGCCCTGCTGAAAAGCGACCTGAACGTCGACATCGACGTCTTCGACCGCCTGCCCACCCCCTACGGCCTGGTGCGCTACGGCGTGGCCCCGGACCACCTGACCATCAAGAGCGTCACGCGCGGCTTCGAGAAGACCCTCGGCGACCCGCGCGTGCGCTTCCTGGGCAACGTGGAATTCGGCACGGACCTGACGCACGAGGACGCCGTGACCCACTACGACGCCATCCTGTACACGGTCGGCGCCAGCAGTGACCGCCGCCTGGGCATTCCCGGCGAGGACCTGACCGGCTCCATGAGCGCCACCGAGTTCGTCGCGTGGTACAACGGCCACCCGGACGCCGCCGCCCGCGAGATGGTCCTCAACGCCGGCGGGGTCGCCGTGGTCGGCGTGGGAAACGTGGCGCTCGACGTGAGCCGCATCCTCGCCAAGACCACGGAGGAACTGCGCAGCAGCGACATCGCCGCGCACGCCCTGGACGCCCTGGAACACAGCCACGTGAAGGACGTGTGGATCCTGGGACGGCGCGGCCCGGCGCAGGCAGCCTTCACGACCAAGGAACTGCGTGAATTCGGCGAACTGCACGAATCCGAACCTGTCGTGGACCCCGCCGAGATCGCCCTGACCGAGGCCGAGGAGGCCGCCGTCACCGACAACGTGAAGAAGAAGAACATCGAGGTGCTGCGCGACTTCGCCGCCCGCACCCCGCAGGGCAAACCCCGCCGCGTGCACCTGCGCTTCCTGGTCTCCCCCACCGAGATCATTGACGACGGCACCGGGCGCGTGGGCGGCCTGAAGGTGGAACGCAACCGCCTGGACGAGAACGGCAACGCCGTCGGCACCGGCGAGTACGAGGTGCTGCCCGTGCAGATGGTGCTGCGCTCGGTCGGGTACCGGGGCGTGGCGCTGCCCGGCGTGCCCTTCGACGAGCGGCGCGGCGTGATCCCCAACGAGGAAGGCCGCGTGGAAGGCCGCGTGGGCGAGTACACCGCCGGGTGGATCAAACGCGGCCCGAGCGGCGTGGTCGGCACCAACCGCAAGGACGCCACCGACACCGTCGCGCACCTGCTGGCCGACGTGAACGGCGGCCACCTGCCCGGCGCGGCCCACCCCACCCGTGCGTCCGTGGACGCCCTGCTGGCCGGTCGGGGCGTGCAGGTGTACTCCTTCGCGGACTGGCAGACCCTCGACGCGCACGAACTCGCGACCGGGCAGGCCGAGGGCCGCCCCCGCCGCAAGGTCGTGCACCGCGAGATGATGCTCGGCCACCGCCAGGCCTGA
- a CDS encoding helix-turn-helix domain-containing protein: MITSHTSTPRTFVDTVTYRPGAVILYPGKSDMLYRVSTGLVRVHTMDDDGNGLTLRYVKPGEYFGEEALAGVNRAYFAEAVTDSSIDVINPALMSAEDNLVVTTHLVRTLERAYESIYRLVGKRLRARIAGELLELKDTALATQLDSGETMIYATHDELAAAVGSVRETVTKVVGELSREGVISAGYGKITLKNESALQTIAAA; the protein is encoded by the coding sequence ATGATCACCAGCCACACCAGCACCCCCCGGACCTTCGTGGACACCGTCACCTACCGCCCCGGCGCCGTCATCCTCTACCCCGGCAAGAGCGACATGCTCTACCGCGTCTCGACCGGCCTCGTGCGCGTCCACACCATGGACGACGACGGCAACGGCCTGACCCTGCGGTACGTCAAACCCGGCGAGTACTTCGGCGAGGAAGCCCTGGCCGGCGTGAACCGCGCCTACTTCGCCGAGGCCGTCACCGACTCCAGCATCGACGTGATCAACCCCGCCCTCATGAGCGCCGAGGACAACCTCGTGGTCACCACCCACCTCGTGCGCACGCTGGAACGCGCCTACGAGAGCATCTACCGCCTCGTCGGCAAGCGGCTGCGCGCCCGCATCGCCGGGGAACTCCTGGAACTCAAGGACACCGCCCTGGCCACCCAGCTCGACAGCGGCGAGACCATGATCTACGCCACGCACGACGAACTGGCCGCCGCCGTCGGCAGTGTGCGCGAGACCGTCACCAAGGTCGTCGGCGAACTGTCCCGCGAGGGCGTCATCAGCGCCGGGTACGGCAAGATCACCCTGAAGAACGAGTCGGCCCTTCAGACCATCGCCGCCGCCTGA
- the gyrA gene encoding DNA gyrase subunit A, producing the protein MTGIHPVDITSEVKTNFINYAMNVIVDRALPDVRDGLKPVQRRIMYAMMLEGLYANQKHAKSASVVGEVMKKYHPHGDSSIYDAMVRLGQWWNMRYPMVHPQGNFGSIDGDPPAAMRYTEARMTKVAEEVLADLEKETVDLKPNYDETTVEPSVLPSAVPNLLINGASGIAVGMATNIPPHNLTEICNGLLALIDDPHIGLDDMMQHVTGPDFPTGGRISKQGIRDAYATGHAGLKVRGKARIEEKNGRNQIIISEIPYQVNKTNLIQTISAMYKAGKIPDISALRDESDRKDPVRIVVELKRGAIPTLVLNQLYKYTQLQGTFTVINLSIVNGEPRVLPLVDTMRYFLAHRKDVVTRRTQYELKKAEARAHILEGLIKALDHIDEVINLIRSSNTGTEARDSLMVRFGLSEEQSQAILDMRLQRLVGLEREKLMAEYDELQKTIAFLRSILGDEGLLWKEIKKEIRAVRDNYGDERRSTITLLEEDISKEDLIAVEDMVITMTRAGYLKRTKLDAYRAQGRGGRGSSGGKLRDEDVNTRVFVGSTHDFLLFFTDKGRVFHEKIYDLPEAGRDAKGTHIRNLLPGLRDDENIASVLSVGGFEEPGCFIFATRNGVVKKTLITDYGNITSAGLIAINLQQGDELISVGIVQDGDHVVLATRNGKAMRFESSEVRDTGRATQGVIGIRLREGEQDAVVSMALVPGGDEESELLAVSECGLGKRTPVGEYPAKGRGGMGVITLDVTEKTGKLVTLARVAGDEELMVLTEKGTVIRTRVEEVRVTGRNAQGVKVINVSDKDSVISAFPIRREDEL; encoded by the coding sequence ATGACCGGAATTCACCCCGTTGACATCACCAGCGAAGTCAAGACCAACTTCATCAACTACGCCATGAACGTGATCGTGGACCGCGCGCTGCCCGACGTGCGCGACGGCCTCAAGCCCGTGCAGCGCCGGATCATGTACGCCATGATGCTCGAGGGCCTGTACGCCAACCAGAAACACGCCAAGTCGGCGTCCGTGGTCGGCGAGGTCATGAAGAAGTACCACCCGCACGGCGACTCGTCCATCTACGACGCCATGGTCCGCCTGGGCCAGTGGTGGAACATGCGCTACCCGATGGTCCACCCGCAGGGGAACTTCGGCTCCATCGACGGCGACCCGCCCGCCGCGATGCGCTACACCGAGGCCCGCATGACCAAGGTCGCCGAGGAAGTCCTGGCCGACCTGGAAAAAGAGACCGTCGACCTGAAACCCAACTACGACGAGACCACCGTCGAACCCAGCGTGCTGCCCTCGGCCGTGCCGAACCTGCTGATCAACGGCGCCTCCGGCATCGCGGTGGGCATGGCGACGAACATCCCGCCGCACAACCTCACCGAGATCTGCAATGGCCTGCTGGCCCTGATCGACGACCCGCACATCGGCCTGGACGACATGATGCAGCACGTGACCGGCCCGGACTTCCCGACCGGCGGGCGCATCAGCAAGCAGGGCATCCGTGACGCCTACGCCACCGGCCACGCCGGGCTGAAGGTGCGCGGCAAGGCCCGCATCGAGGAGAAGAACGGCCGCAACCAGATCATCATCAGCGAGATCCCGTATCAGGTGAACAAGACCAACCTGATCCAGACGATCAGCGCCATGTACAAGGCCGGGAAGATCCCCGACATCTCGGCCCTGCGCGACGAGTCCGACCGCAAGGACCCGGTGCGGATCGTGGTGGAACTCAAGCGCGGCGCGATTCCCACGCTGGTCCTGAACCAGCTGTACAAGTACACGCAGCTGCAGGGCACCTTCACGGTCATCAACCTCAGCATCGTGAACGGCGAACCGCGCGTGCTGCCGCTGGTGGACACCATGCGCTACTTCCTGGCGCACCGCAAGGACGTCGTCACGCGCCGCACGCAGTACGAACTGAAGAAGGCCGAGGCCCGCGCCCACATCCTCGAGGGACTGATCAAGGCGCTCGACCACATCGACGAGGTCATCAACCTGATCCGGTCCAGCAACACCGGCACCGAGGCGCGCGACTCGCTGATGGTCCGCTTCGGCCTGAGCGAGGAGCAGTCCCAGGCGATCCTGGACATGCGCCTGCAGCGCCTGGTGGGCCTGGAGCGCGAGAAGCTGATGGCCGAGTACGACGAGCTGCAGAAGACCATCGCGTTCCTGCGCTCCATCCTGGGCGACGAGGGCCTGCTCTGGAAGGAGATCAAGAAGGAAATCCGCGCCGTGCGCGACAACTACGGCGACGAGCGCCGCAGCACCATCACGCTGCTCGAGGAGGACATCAGCAAGGAGGACCTGATCGCCGTCGAGGACATGGTCATCACCATGACCCGCGCCGGGTACCTCAAGCGCACCAAGCTCGACGCCTACCGCGCCCAGGGCCGGGGCGGGCGCGGTTCGTCGGGCGGCAAGCTGCGTGACGAGGACGTGAACACCCGCGTGTTCGTCGGCAGCACGCACGACTTCCTGCTGTTCTTCACCGACAAGGGCCGCGTGTTCCACGAGAAGATCTACGACCTGCCGGAGGCGGGCCGGGACGCCAAGGGCACCCACATCCGCAACCTGCTGCCGGGCCTGCGTGACGACGAGAACATCGCGTCGGTCCTGAGCGTGGGGGGCTTCGAGGAGCCGGGCTGCTTCATCTTCGCGACCCGGAACGGCGTGGTGAAGAAGACCCTGATCACCGACTACGGCAACATCACCTCGGCGGGCCTGATCGCCATCAACCTGCAGCAGGGCGACGAGCTGATCAGTGTGGGGATCGTGCAGGACGGCGATCACGTGGTCCTGGCCACCCGCAACGGCAAGGCCATGCGCTTCGAGTCGAGTGAGGTGCGTGACACCGGACGCGCCACGCAGGGCGTGATCGGCATCCGCCTGCGCGAGGGTGAGCAGGACGCCGTGGTCAGCATGGCACTGGTGCCCGGCGGGGACGAGGAGAGCGAGCTGCTGGCCGTCAGCGAGTGCGGACTGGGCAAACGCACCCCGGTCGGGGAGTACCCCGCCAAGGGACGCGGCGGGATGGGCGTGATCACGCTGGACGTGACCGAGAAGACCGGCAAGCTGGTCACCCTGGCCCGCGTGGCCGGGGACGAGGAACTGATGGTCCTGACCGAGAAGGGCACCGTGATCCGTACCCGCGTGGAGGAGGTCCGCGTGACGGGCCGCAACGCGCAGGGCGTGAAGGTGATCAACGTGTCCGACAAGGACAGCGTGATCAGCGCCTTCCCGATCCGCCGCGAGGACGAACTCTGA
- a CDS encoding roadblock/LC7 domain-containing protein yields MLDQLTQLVRDVDGAWAAAIGGLDGLLIEGYSTATTDLNLLIAEHAGLYRSASTAYATTLNGGQTRELYLRGERLSVYLHPIKADYFLLLAVDARSNLGQARLYGRDTARKLEATL; encoded by the coding sequence ATGCTTGATCAACTCACGCAACTCGTCAGGGACGTGGACGGCGCCTGGGCCGCAGCGATCGGTGGCCTGGACGGCCTGCTCATCGAGGGGTACTCCACCGCCACCACCGACCTCAACCTGCTGATCGCCGAGCACGCCGGCCTGTACCGCTCGGCCAGCACCGCCTACGCCACCACCCTGAACGGCGGCCAGACCCGCGAACTGTACCTGCGCGGCGAACGCCTGAGCGTGTACCTGCACCCCATCAAGGCCGACTACTTCCTGCTGCTGGCCGTCGACGCCCGCAGCAACCTCGGGCAGGCCCGCCTGTACGGCCGCGACACCGCCCGCAAACTGGAGGCCACCCTGTGA
- a CDS encoding roadblock/LC7 domain-containing protein, whose translation MIIDPLRTLPGVIAAALVGPDGLPIETHGEGGDAMAAELSALRTSLDRTGRRLGAGEVTRIAFTSERIEVVAVSSGDFVLGAAMARGTDTRTAQQTLARLALELGHLPRPETA comes from the coding sequence GTGATCATCGACCCCCTGCGCACCCTGCCCGGCGTGATCGCCGCCGCCCTGGTCGGCCCCGACGGCCTGCCCATCGAGACGCACGGCGAGGGCGGCGACGCCATGGCCGCCGAACTCAGCGCCCTGCGCACCAGCCTGGACCGCACCGGCCGCCGCCTGGGCGCCGGGGAGGTCACCCGCATCGCCTTCACCAGCGAACGCATCGAGGTCGTCGCCGTCTCCAGCGGCGACTTCGTGCTGGGGGCCGCCATGGCGCGCGGCACCGACACCCGCACCGCCCAGCAGACCCTGGCCCGCCTGGCCCTGGAACTCGGGCACCTGCCCCGACCGGAGACCGCATGA
- a CDS encoding roadblock/LC7 domain-containing protein — protein MIEALMDVRGVRHTALVASDGRVVARAGLPEEQLGAELTLIAAGRAVIGSLQANLNTGDWQELLLDVEGGPVLLTPHGDQILLTAFDEVASLGRVRFAVRRLLGTA, from the coding sequence ATGATCGAGGCCCTGATGGACGTGCGCGGCGTGCGCCACACCGCCCTGGTCGCCAGCGACGGCCGCGTCGTGGCCCGCGCCGGGCTGCCCGAGGAACAGCTGGGCGCGGAACTGACCCTGATCGCCGCCGGCCGCGCCGTGATCGGCAGCCTGCAGGCCAACCTGAACACCGGCGACTGGCAGGAACTGCTGCTGGACGTCGAGGGTGGCCCCGTCCTGCTCACCCCGCACGGCGACCAGATCCTCCTGACCGCCTTCGACGAGGTCGCCAGCCTGGGCCGCGTGCGCTTCGCGGTGCGCCGCCTGCTCGGCACCGCCTGA
- the hemB gene encoding porphobilinogen synthase — translation MDRPRRLRRTPALRALTREVHLHPEQFIHPIFVHERDTVTDIATMPGVQRHSIGSAVQQAREALALGVPSVILFGIPDHKDALGTQAYAEEGIIQRATRAIKASVPEVNVIADTCLCEYTDHGHCGPLCEVPGLSGQDAWTVDNDASLALLAQTAVSQARAGADVIAPSAMMDGQVAAIRAALDGAGFTHVPVMSYAVKYASAYYGPFRDAAGSTPSVGNRATYQMDPAGGYREALREARLDAEQGADTLMVKPALAYLDVLNLLKREFDLPVVAYNVSGEYSLIKAAAAAGFMDERRTVLETLTGFRRAGADAIITYHALDAARWLAEDARA, via the coding sequence ATGGACCGTCCCCGCCGCCTGCGCCGCACGCCCGCCCTGCGCGCCCTGACCCGCGAGGTGCACCTGCACCCAGAGCAGTTCATCCACCCGATCTTCGTGCATGAACGCGACACCGTCACCGACATCGCCACCATGCCCGGCGTGCAGCGCCACTCCATCGGGAGTGCCGTCCAGCAGGCCCGCGAGGCCCTGGCCCTCGGCGTGCCCAGCGTGATCCTGTTCGGCATTCCCGACCACAAGGACGCCCTGGGCACCCAGGCGTACGCCGAGGAAGGCATCATCCAGCGGGCCACGCGCGCCATCAAGGCCAGCGTGCCCGAGGTGAATGTCATTGCCGACACCTGCCTGTGCGAGTACACCGACCACGGCCACTGCGGCCCGCTGTGCGAGGTGCCCGGCCTGAGCGGCCAGGACGCCTGGACGGTCGACAACGACGCCAGCCTCGCCCTGCTCGCGCAGACCGCCGTGTCACAGGCCCGCGCGGGCGCCGACGTGATCGCCCCGAGCGCCATGATGGACGGGCAGGTCGCCGCGATCCGCGCCGCACTGGACGGGGCGGGCTTCACGCACGTCCCGGTCATGAGTTACGCCGTGAAGTACGCCAGCGCCTACTACGGCCCCTTCCGGGACGCCGCCGGGTCCACCCCCAGCGTCGGGAACCGCGCCACCTACCAGATGGACCCCGCCGGCGGCTACCGCGAGGCGCTGCGCGAGGCCCGCCTGGACGCCGAGCAGGGCGCCGACACACTGATGGTCAAACCCGCCCTGGCGTACCTGGACGTCCTGAACCTCCTGAAACGCGAATTCGACCTGCCGGTCGTGGCGTACAACGTCAGCGGCGAGTACTCCCTGATCAAGGCCGCCGCCGCCGCCGGCTTCATGGACGAACGCCGCACCGTCCTCGAAACCCTGACCGGCTTCAGGCGCGCCGGAGCGGACGCCATCATCACGTACCACGCGCTGGACGCCGCCCGCTGGCTCGCCGAGGACGCCCGCGCATGA